A region from the Vicia villosa cultivar HV-30 ecotype Madison, WI linkage group LG3, Vvil1.0, whole genome shotgun sequence genome encodes:
- the LOC131655507 gene encoding NAC domain-containing protein 104-like: MIVKIYHQMGDIVKLPPGFVFSPSDEELIIHFLYSKASDLIPSHSNFIPHLDLSLLLPWELNGKAMCGGNDEDQYYFFTKLKKENRSTKNGFWKEIGVTEPIFSGTDQKVGMKNYLVFNISQGAETSWVMQEYHICSNVFDKVGENWNEWVLCKVYEVEKNMYPEQGYSDDDRESSGTELSWQDQVFLSLDLDMDMEGGISMN, from the exons ATGATAGTCAAAATATATCATCAAATGGGAGATATTGTCAAGCTTCCTCCTGGCTTTGTTTTCTCTCCATCAGATGAAGAACTTATCATCCACTTTCTATATTCCAAGGCTTCTGATCTTATACCATCCCACTCAAACTTCATCCCTCATCTTGATCTTTCTCTATTGCTTCCTTGGGAATTAAAtg GTAAGGCTATGTGTGGTGGAAATGATGAAGACCAATACTATTTCTTCACAAAACTGAAAAAGGAAAACAGATCCACTAAAAATGGgttttggaaggaaattggtgtGACAGAACCAATATTTTCAGGTACTGATCAAAAAGTGGGAATGAAAAACTACCTAGTATTCAACATTTCACAAGGTGCTGAAACTAGTTGGGTAATGCAAGAATATCACATTTGCTCCAATGTGTTTGATAAAGTT GGTGAAAATTGGAACGAGTGGGTGTTATGCAAAGTGTATGAAGTTGAAAAGAACATGTATCCTGAACAAGGTTACAGCGATGATGATCGTGAGAGTAGTGGTACAGAACTTTCATGGCAAGACCAAGTTTTTCTGTCTTTGGACTTGGACATGGACATGGAAGGAGGAATAAGCATGAATTAG